In Apium graveolens cultivar Ventura chromosome 10, ASM990537v1, whole genome shotgun sequence, the following are encoded in one genomic region:
- the LOC141690616 gene encoding uncharacterized protein LOC141690616, translating to MDINIGLGLGDEFDAMIHNAYGTNDVTDHVGRIGLNDDASKFYRLVKEGGQPLYPECKKFSRLSFLVRLCQLKCIHGFSESGFSDLLELIKEVFPHVNLPSSFSAAKGMIKDLGLDYQKIHACPNNCMLFWPENERLENCAKYGTSRWRVVEKKAKARSDANIELASNSKIPAKVMRYFPLKTRLQRMFLSSDFSSSMTWHALSRKKDGRLRHPADEKGWKSMDSKYPKFAAEMRNVRLGLAVDDFNPYGSMNISHSTWPLKELWAVGIETYDARLDNTFKLHTSLLWMISDFPGYGILSDHKWRSDRRRFNGDVEMLSCPDILRGAEVEELLRGYENDFGKPLKRNRGTSDCPWKKKSIFFELPYWSNNMVRHNLDVMHIEKNICDKILGTLLNIGGKTKDNLNARQDLEEMGIKKDLHPVKCDDKHVQISASSFDMIKKEKEIFCSVLMNAKLPYGSASNISRCVQMKERKISGYKSHDAHFILQFLL from the exons ATGGATATTAATATAGGTCTAGGTCTTGGAGATGAATTTGATGCTATGATACACAATGCATATGGTACTAATGATGTTACTGACCACGTTGGTAGAATAGGACTAAATGATGACGCAAGTAAATTTTATCGCCTTGTTAAGGAGGGTGGACAACCGTTATATCCCGAGTGCAAAAAATTTAGTCGATTAAGTTTCTTAGTTAGGCTTTGTCAACTAAAGTGCATTCATGGATTTAGCGAATCAGGATTTAGTGACTTACTTGAATTGATAAAGGAGGTTTTCCCTCATGTAAATCTTCCGTCTTCTTTTAGTGCGGCAAAGGGTATGATTAAAGACCTAGGACTTGATTACCAAAAGATACATGCATGTCCAAATAACTGCATGCTCTTTTGGCCAGAAAACGAGAGGCTGGAGAATTGTGCTAAGTATGGAACATCAAGATGGAGAGTAGTTGAAAAGAAGGCGAAGGCCAGGTCTGATGCAAACATAGAACTAGCATCGAATTCTAAAATCCCGGCTAAAGTGATGAGATACTTCCCTTTAAAGACAAGGCTGCAGAGAATGTTCTTGAGCTCTGATTTCTCGAGCTCAATGACATGGCATGCTTTATCACGAAAGAAAGATGGACGGTTAAGGCATCCGGCTGATGAAAAGGGTTGGAAGTCGATGGACAGTAAATATCCTAAATTTGCTGCCGAAATGCGAAATGTACGATTGGGTTTAGCGGTAGACGATTTCAATCCATATGGATCAATGAACATATCTCATAGCACCTGGCCA TTGAAGGAGTTATGGGCTGTTGGAATAGAAACTTATGATGCCAGGTTAGATAACACGTTTAAGCTACACACAAGTCTATTATGGATGATAAGTGATTTCCCTGGATATGGGATTTTATCCG ATCACAAGTGGAGGTCCGATAGGCGCAGATTTAACGGAGATGTGGAAATGCTATCATGTCCTGATATATTAAGAGGAGCAGAGGTTGAAGAACTATTGCGTGGTTACGAAAATGATTTTGGGAAGCCGCTGAAAAGAAATAGAGGAACATCAGATTGCCCTTGGAAGAAGAAGTCCATTTTTTTCGAGCTACCATATTGGAGCAATAATATGGTTAGGCATAACTTAGATGTTATGCACATTGAGAAGAACATTTGTGACAAGATTTTGGGGACTTTGTTAAATATCGGAGGCAAGACAAAGGACAATCTTAATGCTCGTCAAGATTTGGAAGAAATGGGGATTAAAAAAGACCTTCACCCTGTCAAATGTGATGACAAACATGTTCAAATTAGTGCATCTAGTTTTGATATGATCAAAAAAGAGAAAGAGATCTTCTGTTCAGTTCTAATGAATGCTAAGCTGCCATACGGATCTGCATCAAATATCAGCCGGTGCGTTCAAATGAAGGAGCGAAAGATATCGGGTTACAAAAGTCATGACGCGCATTTTATTCTGCAATTTCTATTATAA